A region from the uncultured Draconibacterium sp. genome encodes:
- the carB gene encoding carbamoyl-phosphate synthase (glutamine-hydrolyzing) large subunit, translated as MIDTHIKKAIVLGSGALKIGEAGEFDYSGSQALKALKEEGVETVLINPNIATIQTSEDIADKIYFLPVTPHFVEEVIKKEKPQGILLAFGGQTALNCGVALYESGVLEKYNVEVVGTPVQSIIDTEDRDIFAKMLDEIDVKTCKSIAASNMAEAKAAAQEVGFPIIIRAAYTLGGLGSGFCENEEELEKLAGSAFSYSPQILIEESIKGWKEVEYEVVRDKHDNCITVCNMENFDPLGIHTGESIVVAPSQTLSNSEYHKLRAISIKIIRRVGVIGECNVQFALDPHSEDYRVIEVNARLSRSSALASKATGYPLAFVAAKLGLGYGLHELKNSVTKVTTACFEPALDYCVVKIPRWDLSKFVGVSKNIGSSMKSVGEIMAIGRTFEEAIQKGIRMVGLGMHGFVANKEEITIEGIEEELTNPTDRRIFAIAEAFNKEYSIDAIHEKTKIDKWFLQKLGNIHKIKLELQEINELEKLPIPLLKASKQAGFSDFQIARLVLNSKGTSINEDLLKVRAYRKANGIVPVVKQIDTLAGEYPAQTNYLYLTHNGTENDVTYLGDHKSVMVLGSGAYRIGSSVEFDWCSVNTINTIKEQGYRSVMINYNPETVSTDYDTCDRLYFDELTFERVMDVYDLENPHGVVVSMGGQIPNNLAMKLDGQNVPILGTSAKKIDNAEDREKFSSLLDDLGVDQPRWARLSTIDEIHKFVDEVGYPVLIRPSYVLSGAAMNVVSNPDQLEHFLQMAANVSKEHPVVVTEFIEQAKEIEIDAVANKGEMVAYAISEHVEFAGVHSGDATIVFPPQKLYVETIRRVKKIARQIAKGLEITGPFNMQFLAKDNDIKVIECNLRASRSFPFVSKVMKLNLIEIATKVMLGIDVPKPDKSLFELDYVGVKAPQFSFARLLKADPVLGVDMSSTGEVGCIGETYYEAMLKAMLSVGYNFPKKNILISSGPSRGKLELLNSARMLVEKGYNIFATEGTHKFFRENGIENTLIYWPDEEDQSPNTIEMIKEKKIDLVINIPKNHTKRELKNGYQIRRSSIDYNIPLITNARVASAFLYGICRYNLDNVQVKSWDEYKA; from the coding sequence ATGATAGATACACACATTAAAAAAGCTATTGTTCTTGGTTCGGGAGCACTAAAAATTGGCGAGGCCGGTGAGTTTGATTATTCCGGGTCTCAGGCCCTGAAAGCCCTGAAGGAAGAAGGAGTTGAAACGGTTCTTATTAATCCGAATATTGCAACCATTCAGACTTCAGAAGATATTGCAGACAAAATTTACTTTTTGCCTGTTACGCCTCATTTTGTTGAAGAGGTGATTAAAAAAGAAAAACCACAGGGTATTTTGCTGGCATTTGGTGGACAAACTGCACTAAACTGCGGGGTTGCACTATACGAATCGGGAGTACTTGAAAAATACAATGTTGAAGTGGTGGGTACACCTGTTCAATCCATTATTGATACCGAAGACCGCGACATTTTTGCCAAAATGCTCGACGAAATTGATGTGAAAACCTGTAAAAGTATAGCCGCATCAAACATGGCAGAGGCAAAAGCAGCTGCTCAAGAGGTTGGTTTTCCTATTATTATTAGAGCAGCTTATACGCTTGGTGGCCTGGGCTCTGGTTTTTGCGAAAACGAGGAAGAACTGGAAAAACTGGCCGGAAGTGCATTTTCTTATTCGCCACAAATTTTAATTGAAGAATCAATTAAAGGATGGAAAGAAGTGGAATACGAGGTGGTTCGAGATAAACACGACAATTGTATTACCGTGTGTAACATGGAAAACTTCGATCCGCTGGGAATTCACACGGGTGAAAGTATTGTTGTAGCGCCCTCGCAAACCTTATCAAACTCCGAGTACCACAAGCTTCGTGCTATTTCAATAAAAATTATCCGCCGTGTTGGTGTAATTGGCGAATGTAACGTACAGTTTGCACTCGATCCGCATTCGGAAGATTATCGGGTAATTGAGGTAAATGCCCGTTTGTCTCGTTCGTCGGCACTGGCATCGAAAGCTACCGGTTATCCGCTTGCTTTTGTGGCAGCAAAACTTGGTTTGGGTTATGGTTTACACGAACTGAAAAACTCGGTAACCAAGGTAACCACCGCTTGTTTTGAGCCTGCACTCGACTATTGTGTGGTTAAAATACCACGTTGGGATTTGAGCAAATTTGTTGGCGTTTCAAAAAACATCGGAAGCTCAATGAAATCGGTGGGCGAGATTATGGCCATCGGACGAACCTTCGAGGAAGCTATTCAAAAAGGTATTCGAATGGTTGGACTTGGAATGCACGGTTTTGTTGCCAATAAAGAAGAAATTACCATTGAGGGTATTGAAGAGGAGCTGACAAATCCTACCGACAGACGAATTTTTGCCATTGCCGAAGCATTCAATAAAGAGTACTCTATTGATGCGATTCATGAGAAAACAAAAATCGACAAATGGTTTTTGCAGAAACTAGGCAATATTCATAAAATAAAGCTGGAGTTGCAGGAGATAAACGAGTTGGAAAAATTACCAATTCCTTTGTTGAAAGCATCAAAACAAGCCGGTTTTTCCGATTTTCAGATTGCACGCCTGGTGCTAAACAGTAAGGGTACAAGCATTAACGAAGACTTGTTAAAAGTTAGGGCTTACCGAAAAGCTAACGGCATTGTTCCGGTGGTAAAACAAATTGATACCCTGGCCGGAGAATACCCCGCACAAACCAATTACCTGTACCTAACACATAACGGTACCGAAAACGATGTTACTTATTTAGGCGATCATAAATCGGTTATGGTACTTGGTTCGGGTGCATACCGGATTGGAAGCTCGGTGGAGTTCGATTGGTGTAGTGTAAATACCATAAACACCATTAAAGAGCAGGGTTATCGTTCGGTAATGATTAACTACAACCCCGAAACGGTAAGTACTGATTATGATACCTGCGACAGACTTTATTTTGACGAGTTGACTTTTGAGCGTGTAATGGATGTTTACGACCTTGAAAACCCGCATGGTGTGGTTGTTTCAATGGGTGGTCAGATTCCGAATAACCTGGCAATGAAATTAGACGGGCAAAATGTTCCGATTCTTGGAACATCGGCCAAAAAGATTGATAATGCAGAGGACCGTGAGAAATTCTCTTCATTGCTTGATGATTTGGGAGTAGACCAGCCACGCTGGGCACGTCTGTCAACCATCGACGAGATTCACAAGTTTGTTGATGAAGTAGGGTATCCGGTGTTGATTCGTCCTTCGTACGTACTTTCAGGTGCTGCAATGAATGTGGTTTCCAATCCCGATCAGTTGGAACATTTCCTTCAAATGGCTGCCAACGTATCGAAAGAGCACCCGGTGGTTGTAACCGAATTTATTGAGCAAGCCAAAGAAATTGAAATTGATGCAGTGGCCAATAAAGGAGAAATGGTGGCTTATGCCATTTCAGAGCACGTGGAGTTTGCCGGGGTGCACTCGGGCGATGCAACCATTGTTTTTCCACCGCAAAAACTGTATGTTGAGACCATTCGCAGGGTGAAAAAAATTGCCCGACAAATTGCTAAAGGCCTTGAAATTACCGGGCCATTTAATATGCAGTTTCTGGCAAAGGATAACGATATTAAAGTTATTGAGTGCAACCTGCGTGCATCGCGAAGCTTCCCGTTTGTATCGAAGGTTATGAAGCTTAACCTGATTGAAATTGCCACCAAGGTGATGCTGGGAATTGATGTGCCGAAGCCGGATAAATCGCTTTTTGAATTGGATTATGTAGGGGTGAAAGCACCGCAGTTTTCGTTTGCACGCTTACTGAAAGCCGATCCTGTTTTAGGAGTTGATATGTCGTCGACCGGAGAAGTTGGCTGTATTGGTGAGACATATTATGAAGCCATGCTGAAAGCCATGTTATCGGTAGGTTACAATTTCCCGAAAAAGAATATTCTTATTTCTTCGGGGCCATCTCGTGGTAAACTGGAGTTGCTAAACAGTGCAAGAATGTTGGTTGAAAAAGGATACAACATTTTTGCCACTGAGGGAACACACAAATTCTTCCGCGAAAATGGCATTGAGAACACCCTGATATACTGGCCTGATGAAGAAGATCAGTCGCCAAATACTATTGAAATGATCAAGGAAAAGAAAATTGATTTGGTAATTAATATTCCGAAAAACCATACCAAGCGAGAGCTGAAAAATGGTTACCAAATCAGACGAAGCTCCATTGATTATAACATTCCGCTTATTACCAATGCCCGTGTGGCAAGTGCTTTCCTTTACGGAATTTGCAGGTACAACCTGGATAATGTTCAGGTAAAAAGCTGGGATGAATATAAAGCATAA
- the carA gene encoding glutamine-hydrolyzing carbamoyl-phosphate synthase small subunit, translating into MYKVKQAKLTLEDGTVFIGKSFGSEKAVAGEVVFYTAMTGYPESLTDPSYTGQILVSTYPMIGNYGVPFNQKENGIHKFYESHKLHISGLIISDYSFEFSHWNAEKSLSDWLKEYDVPGIFDIDTRALTKILREKGSMLGKIEFEEEIDFYDPNKENLVAVASCKEREVYGNGEHKVVLIDCGVKNNIMRCLIDRGATVIRVPWDYDFSNEEFDGLFISNGPGDPAMCDVTVSYIKKVIGDKKPIMGICLGNQLLARAAGADTYKLKYGHRSHNQPVLLEGTNKCYITSQNHGYAVATETLPADWEPLFTNVNDETNEGIRHKTLPFFSTQFHPEAASGPVDTEFLFDEFIKNIEASKK; encoded by the coding sequence ATGTATAAAGTAAAACAGGCAAAATTAACTCTTGAAGACGGTACCGTTTTTATAGGGAAATCGTTTGGAAGCGAGAAAGCGGTAGCCGGAGAGGTAGTTTTTTATACCGCAATGACTGGTTATCCGGAAAGTTTGACTGATCCATCTTACACCGGGCAAATCCTGGTGTCGACTTACCCAATGATTGGGAATTATGGTGTTCCTTTTAATCAAAAAGAAAATGGGATACACAAGTTTTATGAATCGCATAAGTTGCATATTTCCGGATTAATAATTTCTGATTATTCGTTTGAATTCAGTCACTGGAATGCTGAAAAAAGTTTGAGCGACTGGTTAAAAGAATATGATGTTCCGGGTATTTTTGATATTGACACACGAGCCTTAACAAAAATTTTACGTGAGAAAGGTTCGATGTTGGGCAAAATTGAATTTGAGGAGGAAATAGACTTTTACGACCCGAATAAAGAAAACCTTGTGGCAGTGGCAAGCTGCAAAGAGCGTGAGGTTTATGGCAATGGCGAACACAAAGTAGTGTTAATCGACTGTGGAGTAAAAAACAACATTATGCGTTGCCTGATTGACAGGGGAGCTACCGTAATTCGTGTGCCATGGGATTATGATTTTTCAAACGAAGAATTTGATGGACTCTTTATATCAAATGGTCCGGGAGACCCGGCGATGTGCGATGTTACTGTTAGCTACATAAAAAAGGTAATTGGCGATAAGAAGCCGATAATGGGGATTTGTTTGGGGAACCAGTTGCTGGCACGTGCTGCCGGAGCCGACACCTACAAATTGAAGTACGGACACCGTAGCCATAATCAGCCGGTATTACTGGAAGGCACCAACAAGTGTTACATTACCTCGCAAAACCATGGTTATGCGGTGGCAACTGAAACACTGCCAGCCGACTGGGAGCCATTGTTTACCAATGTTAACGATGAAACAAACGAAGGAATAAGGCATAAAACCCTTCCGTTTTTCTCTACGCAATTTCACCCTGAAGCAGCAAGTGGGCCGGTAGATACCGAATTTTTGTTTGATGAGTTTATCAAAAATATTGAAGCTTCTAAAAAATAA
- a CDS encoding ArgR family transcriptional regulator yields MKNKIQRQLEIRKIIQKGNVHSQDELLVELKRRGFDLTQATLSRDLKVLQVAKVPHPVKGYVYTIPENGLTEKHSAEHINRINYLADGFQDLQFSGNLAVLKTVPGYASSIAAVIDTASPWEILGTVAGDDTILIIQREGISKNDLTEALFKIMPKLKDKL; encoded by the coding sequence ATGAAGAATAAAATACAACGACAACTTGAAATCCGAAAAATAATTCAAAAAGGGAATGTACACAGCCAGGATGAATTATTGGTTGAATTAAAACGCCGAGGCTTCGACCTAACGCAGGCCACCCTGTCGCGCGATTTAAAAGTGCTACAGGTTGCAAAAGTACCACATCCGGTTAAAGGCTATGTTTATACCATACCCGAAAACGGACTAACAGAAAAGCATAGTGCAGAACACATTAACCGCATTAATTACCTGGCCGACGGATTTCAGGATTTACAGTTTTCGGGCAATCTGGCCGTATTAAAAACGGTACCCGGATATGCCAGCAGCATTGCTGCGGTGATAGACACCGCCAGCCCCTGGGAGATTTTGGGAACAGTTGCCGGAGACGACACGATTTTAATTATTCAAAGGGAAGGAATATCGAAAAATGATTTGACCGAGGCATTATTTAAAATTATGCCAAAGCTAAAAGACAAATTGTAG
- a CDS encoding GNAT family N-acetyltransferase, whose amino-acid sequence MKSLNNIKVLIADENHLKFIDDINDAIDSASKQRGTGIARRTFEYLADKMKQGKAIIALEEGEMFAGFCYIETWQEKGFVANSGLIVAENYRGIGLAKAIKKKAFELSRRKYPNSKIFGLTTGLAVMKINHELGYRPVTFSELTLDDQFWKGCQGCINHDILERTGRTKCLCTGMLYDPAWEKPTYTNGNGIRKRSLLDLIPKRKPGVAKKKNKLLKKNK is encoded by the coding sequence ATGAAGAGCTTAAATAACATCAAAGTATTAATTGCCGACGAAAATCACCTGAAATTCATCGACGATATAAACGATGCCATCGATAGTGCATCGAAACAAAGAGGTACGGGTATTGCACGCCGAACCTTTGAATACCTTGCTGATAAAATGAAGCAGGGCAAAGCAATAATTGCGCTGGAAGAAGGCGAAATGTTTGCCGGCTTTTGCTACATAGAAACCTGGCAGGAAAAAGGCTTCGTGGCCAACTCGGGACTTATTGTTGCCGAAAATTACCGCGGAATAGGTTTGGCTAAGGCGATTAAAAAGAAAGCTTTTGAGTTGTCGCGCAGAAAATATCCGAACTCTAAAATTTTTGGATTAACAACCGGATTAGCAGTAATGAAGATCAACCATGAGCTGGGCTATCGACCTGTAACTTTTTCGGAGCTTACCCTCGACGATCAGTTTTGGAAAGGCTGCCAGGGATGCATTAACCATGACATACTGGAACGTACGGGCAGAACAAAATGCCTTTGCACCGGAATGCTATACGACCCGGCGTGGGAAAAACCAACTTATACGAATGGCAATGGCATTAGAAAAAGAAGTTTACTTGATTTGATACCAAAGCGCAAACCGGGGGTAGCAAAAAAGAAAAACAAACTATTAAAGAAAAATAAGTAG
- a CDS encoding argininosuccinate synthase domain-containing protein, with product MSKKLVLAFSGGLDTSFCVKYLKEEKGYDVYTAIANTGGFSDEELKEIEKRALALGAVEHITLDVTNEYYEKCIRYMVYGNVLRNNTYPISVSSERAFQAIAIIEYAKEIDAKYIAHGSTGAGNDQIRFDLTFQVLAPEIEIITPTRDMLLTRQYEIDYLKKYGFEADFTKMEYSINQGLWGTSVGGKETLTTNKNLPEEAYPSQLEATGEQTIELGFEKGELVSLDGEFYENGPEVIRALETVASKYAIGRDTHVGDTIIGIKGRVGFEAAAPLITIKAHHLLEKHTLTKWQAYWKEQLGNWYGMFLHEAMYQEPVMRNIEDFLESTQENVTGKVIVKLKPYHFELVGIESEHDLMNSGFGEYGETVEAWTADDVKGFTKILSNSLKIYNKVNNKL from the coding sequence ATGAGTAAAAAATTGGTACTGGCATTTAGCGGTGGTTTAGACACCTCGTTTTGTGTAAAATACTTAAAAGAAGAAAAAGGATATGATGTTTACACAGCAATTGCCAACACAGGAGGTTTCTCTGACGAGGAACTAAAAGAAATTGAAAAACGGGCACTGGCACTTGGAGCCGTTGAACACATTACACTTGATGTTACCAACGAATACTATGAAAAATGCATTCGCTACATGGTTTACGGAAATGTATTGCGAAATAACACCTACCCCATTTCGGTAAGTTCAGAACGCGCATTTCAGGCCATTGCCATTATTGAGTACGCCAAAGAAATTGATGCAAAATACATTGCACACGGCAGCACAGGCGCCGGAAACGACCAGATTCGCTTCGACCTTACTTTCCAGGTTCTGGCTCCTGAGATTGAAATAATAACGCCTACCCGCGATATGCTTTTAACCCGCCAGTACGAAATCGACTACCTAAAAAAATATGGTTTTGAGGCCGATTTTACCAAAATGGAATACTCCATTAACCAGGGGCTTTGGGGCACCAGCGTTGGCGGAAAAGAAACGCTAACCACCAACAAAAACCTGCCCGAAGAAGCTTATCCAAGCCAGCTGGAAGCCACTGGCGAACAAACCATCGAATTGGGTTTTGAAAAAGGAGAACTGGTATCGCTCGACGGAGAATTTTACGAAAACGGTCCCGAAGTAATTCGTGCGCTGGAGACTGTTGCATCTAAATACGCCATTGGGCGCGACACCCACGTTGGAGATACCATTATTGGTATTAAAGGCCGTGTTGGTTTTGAAGCTGCCGCCCCGCTGATTACCATTAAAGCGCATCACCTGCTGGAAAAACATACCTTAACCAAGTGGCAGGCCTACTGGAAAGAACAACTGGGTAACTGGTACGGCATGTTTTTACACGAAGCCATGTACCAGGAACCGGTTATGCGAAACATCGAAGATTTTCTGGAATCGACCCAGGAAAATGTTACCGGAAAAGTAATCGTAAAACTTAAACCTTACCACTTTGAACTGGTTGGTATTGAATCGGAACACGACCTGATGAACTCGGGATTTGGAGAGTACGGCGAAACCGTTGAAGCATGGACAGCCGACGACGTTAAAGGGTTTACCAAAATCTTATCGAACTCCTTAAAAATCTACAACAAGGTAAATAACAAATTATAG
- the argC gene encoding N-acetyl-gamma-glutamyl-phosphate reductase — MIKVGIIGGAGYTAGELLRILLNHPQVEIGFIQSTSNAGNLISDVHIDLLGETEITFTDQMPFDEVDVIFLCMGHGKSIEFVEKHNFPKYLKIIDLSHDFRLKRAGNDFVYGLPELNREEIESSERIANPGCFATGIQLALLPLAANNLLQDEIHVQAITGSTGAGQKPTATSHFSWRSSNVSAYKIFEHQHEGEIIQSLTQLQAGFEKDFNFVPIRGNHTRGIFVACYTKFEGSLEEANEIYKEYYAGHPFVFISDKNPGVKQVVNTNKGVLYLEKHGTKLVIISLTDNLIKGASGQAVQNMNLMFGLDEKAGLNLKPVAF, encoded by the coding sequence ATGATTAAAGTTGGAATTATAGGAGGAGCCGGATACACTGCCGGAGAGCTGTTGAGAATTTTACTGAATCATCCGCAGGTTGAAATTGGCTTTATACAAAGCACGAGCAATGCCGGCAACCTGATTTCGGATGTACACATTGATTTGTTGGGCGAAACGGAAATCACGTTCACCGATCAGATGCCTTTTGATGAGGTTGATGTTATTTTCCTTTGTATGGGACATGGCAAATCGATAGAATTTGTGGAAAAACACAATTTTCCTAAATATTTAAAAATTATAGATTTAAGCCACGACTTCAGGCTAAAAAGAGCCGGTAACGACTTTGTGTATGGCTTGCCCGAACTAAACCGCGAAGAAATTGAATCGTCAGAACGCATTGCCAACCCGGGCTGTTTTGCCACCGGAATTCAGCTGGCACTGTTGCCATTGGCTGCCAACAACTTATTGCAGGACGAAATTCATGTACAAGCAATAACAGGCTCAACCGGTGCCGGACAAAAACCAACCGCAACATCGCATTTTAGCTGGCGCAGCAGCAATGTTTCGGCTTACAAAATTTTCGAGCACCAGCACGAGGGCGAAATCATCCAAAGCCTTACACAATTGCAAGCTGGTTTTGAAAAAGACTTCAACTTTGTGCCCATTCGTGGAAACCACACAAGAGGTATTTTTGTGGCTTGTTATACAAAATTTGAAGGCTCGCTTGAAGAAGCCAACGAAATTTATAAAGAGTATTACGCCGGCCACCCCTTTGTTTTTATAAGCGATAAAAACCCGGGAGTAAAACAAGTGGTAAACACCAACAAGGGCGTACTTTACCTGGAAAAACACGGCACCAAACTGGTTATAATCAGTTTAACCGACAATTTAATAAAAGGTGCATCCGGACAGGCAGTTCAAAACATGAACCTGATGTTTGGGTTAGACGAAAAAGCCGGACTCAACTTAAAACCGGTAGCTTTTTAA
- a CDS encoding aspartate aminotransferase family protein codes for MELFNVYPLFDITPVKAEGCYVWDADGKKYLDLYGGHAVISIGHSHPCYVKKITQQLQQIGFYSNSVQNPLQTELADKLGKISGCEDYQLFLCNSGAEANENALKLASFITGKKKIISYKKGFHGRTSAAVGITDNPKIIAPVNETDNAVILPFNDIKATEDVLKQGDVAAVIVEGIQGIGGIYVPDTEFLTKLKQLTEKYVAVLILDEIQSGYGRSGKFFAYQHTAIKPDIVTMAKGMGNGFPIGGVLIQPEIEPWFGMLGTTFGGNHLACAAAIAVLDVMKDEKLVENAESVGNYLMDKLAEIDAEFEIRGEGLMIGLEFKQPIADIRRKLLFDYGIFTGVSGQNIIRLLPPLSLTKTQADVFLTAFAEVLDTVVE; via the coding sequence ATGGAACTATTTAACGTATATCCACTTTTCGACATTACCCCGGTAAAAGCCGAGGGATGTTACGTTTGGGATGCCGACGGAAAGAAATATCTTGACCTTTATGGCGGGCATGCAGTAATCTCAATCGGACACAGTCACCCCTGCTATGTAAAAAAAATTACTCAGCAGCTTCAGCAAATTGGCTTTTACTCTAACTCGGTGCAAAATCCGCTACAGACTGAATTAGCTGATAAACTGGGCAAAATTTCAGGATGTGAAGACTACCAGCTTTTCTTGTGCAACTCGGGAGCCGAAGCCAACGAAAATGCACTGAAACTTGCATCTTTTATTACTGGTAAAAAGAAAATAATCAGTTATAAAAAAGGCTTTCACGGTCGTACATCGGCAGCCGTTGGCATTACCGATAATCCGAAAATTATTGCTCCTGTTAACGAAACAGATAATGCTGTAATTCTTCCGTTTAACGACATAAAGGCTACCGAAGATGTTTTGAAACAAGGTGATGTTGCAGCAGTAATTGTTGAGGGTATTCAGGGAATTGGAGGAATTTACGTACCCGACACCGAGTTCCTTACCAAGCTAAAACAACTGACAGAAAAATATGTAGCCGTTCTTATTCTCGACGAAATACAATCGGGATACGGACGAAGTGGCAAGTTCTTCGCTTACCAGCATACCGCTATTAAACCCGACATTGTAACAATGGCAAAAGGAATGGGTAACGGATTTCCTATTGGAGGCGTGCTGATTCAGCCGGAAATTGAGCCGTGGTTTGGCATGCTGGGAACCACTTTTGGCGGAAACCACCTGGCCTGTGCTGCTGCCATTGCAGTTCTGGACGTAATGAAAGACGAAAAGCTGGTGGAGAATGCAGAGTCAGTAGGAAATTACCTGATGGATAAACTGGCGGAGATAGATGCAGAGTTTGAGATCAGAGGAGAAGGATTAATGATCGGTCTGGAATTTAAACAACCAATTGCTGATATTCGCCGGAAACTGTTGTTCGATTACGGAATTTTCACCGGTGTTTCAGGACAAAATATCATACGGTTGCTGCCTCCGTTAAGTCTTACAAAAACACAGGCCGACGTATTTTTAACGGCGTTTGCAGAAGTACTTGATACCGTTGTTGAATAA
- the proC gene encoding pyrroline-5-carboxylate reductase: MENKKIAIIGVGNMGGAIAIGLLKSGSIEAANIAVSDRKETTLRKMSDFGIATYQNNIEAAKNADVIIVAVKPYHIEGVINELKPVLAPNKIFISIVAGVGIDDLGAMAGNDIPIFRVMPNTAIALQESLTCISANGNTAAHREYVVELFDKLGKTIEIPEELMAAATVLSSCGIAYALRYIRAAMQGGIEIGFSAEMAQLITAQTVKGATELLLQSGHHPEREIDKVTTPMGVTITGLNEMEHKGFSSSLIQGVLASYKKIKDN; this comes from the coding sequence ATGGAAAATAAAAAAATAGCAATTATAGGCGTAGGAAACATGGGAGGAGCCATAGCAATCGGACTGCTAAAATCGGGTTCGATTGAGGCGGCCAATATCGCCGTTTCCGACAGAAAAGAAACCACGCTCAGAAAAATGAGCGATTTTGGAATTGCCACTTATCAAAACAACATTGAGGCGGCTAAAAATGCCGACGTAATTATTGTTGCTGTAAAACCTTACCATATTGAAGGGGTGATAAATGAACTAAAACCCGTTTTAGCACCCAATAAAATATTCATCTCAATTGTTGCAGGTGTAGGTATCGACGATTTAGGAGCAATGGCCGGAAACGACATTCCTATTTTTAGGGTAATGCCCAATACTGCTATTGCCTTGCAAGAATCGCTGACTTGTATTTCTGCCAACGGAAACACCGCCGCACATCGCGAATATGTAGTGGAGTTATTTGATAAACTGGGAAAAACAATTGAAATTCCGGAAGAATTAATGGCTGCTGCCACCGTACTTTCATCGTGCGGAATTGCCTACGCCCTGCGTTACATCCGGGCAGCCATGCAAGGTGGCATTGAAATTGGCTTTAGCGCCGAAATGGCACAACTAATTACGGCGCAAACGGTTAAAGGTGCCACTGAGTTATTGTTGCAATCGGGACATCATCCGGAACGCGAAATCGATAAAGTAACAACACCTATGGGCGTTACTATTACCGGCTTAAACGAAATGGAACACAAAGGCTTCAGTTCTTCACTAATCCAGGGAGTACTGGCTTCATACAAAAAGATAAAAGACAACTAA
- the proB gene encoding glutamate 5-kinase, producing MQCRYKKITVKVGSNVLAKADGTLNVSRIAHLVDQIALLHKNGVEVVLVSSGAVAAGRAVMSETKKSDAVSQRQLWAALGQVKLISRYSDFFQEDGLTCAQVLTTKENFSSRGHYLNMKNCITTLLEHKVIPIVNENDTISVTELMFTDNDELSGLIASMVDSEALIILSNIDGVYNAHPESEGAELIERIEITEKGPKNAISSQRSNFGRGGMLTKFRIAKKVAGDGIGVHVANGTRPDVLIDLLDKSKNLKHTFFVPNKKPSSGVKKWIGYSDGFTKGQIVINEGAAKALISDKAVSLLPVGIEKIEGEFKKGDLIKITDTNGLLVGMGKASYGSDKIDKEKQTDKQKPVIHYDYLYLENRTNST from the coding sequence GTGCAGTGCCGATACAAAAAAATAACTGTTAAAGTTGGAAGCAATGTGCTGGCCAAAGCCGATGGAACACTAAACGTTTCGCGCATAGCCCATCTTGTCGACCAAATTGCGCTTCTGCATAAAAATGGAGTTGAGGTGGTTTTGGTATCATCGGGGGCTGTAGCTGCCGGCAGGGCCGTAATGAGCGAAACAAAAAAATCGGACGCCGTTTCGCAGCGCCAGCTCTGGGCTGCACTGGGGCAGGTAAAATTAATTTCGCGTTACTCCGATTTCTTTCAAGAGGATGGTTTAACCTGTGCGCAGGTGCTAACTACAAAAGAAAATTTCTCGAGCCGCGGTCATTACCTGAACATGAAAAACTGCATTACAACGCTGTTGGAACATAAAGTAATCCCAATTGTAAACGAAAACGACACCATTTCGGTAACCGAACTGATGTTTACCGACAACGACGAACTTTCAGGCTTAATCGCCTCGATGGTTGACTCGGAGGCCCTGATTATTCTTAGCAACATTGATGGCGTTTACAACGCACATCCCGAAAGTGAAGGTGCAGAGTTGATTGAACGCATAGAAATAACAGAAAAAGGGCCCAAAAATGCCATCTCATCGCAGCGCTCAAACTTTGGGCGTGGCGGAATGCTAACCAAGTTCCGAATTGCCAAAAAAGTTGCCGGCGATGGAATTGGCGTGCATGTGGCCAACGGCACCCGCCCCGATGTGCTCATTGACTTACTCGATAAATCAAAAAACCTAAAACACACCTTCTTCGTACCTAATAAAAAACCATCAAGCGGTGTAAAAAAATGGATTGGCTATTCCGATGGTTTTACAAAAGGACAAATTGTAATAAACGAAGGCGCTGCAAAAGCGCTGATTTCCGACAAAGCGGTTAGTCTGCTACCCGTAGGAATTGAAAAGATTGAAGGTGAATTTAAAAAAGGTGATCTGATAAAAATAACCGATACAAATGGGCTTCTTGTTGGAATGGGAAAAGCTTCGTACGGATCGGACAAAATTGATAAAGAAAAACAAACAGACAAACAAAAACCGGTAATACATTACGATTATTTGTACCTGGAAAACAGAACAAACAGTACATAA